ACGCCCCCAATGCGCAGCTGTTCGATGTCGGAAGCCAAGTGGCGGACGGCCTCGAGGCTGGCGAGGTCGCACACAAGCGGTGTGACGTCCTGCCCTGTTTCTGCCGCCGCGGCCTTGATGCGGGCTTCATCGGAACCCACTGTGATGACGCGGTGTCCGGCCTTGGCCAGTGCCCGGGCGGCAGCAACGCCCGAAGCGCTGCTGCCGCCCGTCACCAGGATGGTCAATGCGGTCATCAGGCAGCCGTCGAACCGGTGATGCCGGTGGTGGATTCGATCACGGGACGCATCTTCTTCTCCAGTGCTTCGTAGAACATGGACAGCGGGAACTCATCGTCCAGGACCTGGTCCGTGAGGCCACGGGGCGGACCATCCAGCGGCAAGGCGTCCGGGCCCTTCGCCCAAACGGACGCCGGGTGCGGAGTGACCGTGCTCGAAATGAGCCCGTAGGCGGCCAGCCAGTGCGCTGCCTTCGGACGGTCGATGGAACGCCAGTATAGTTCTTCGATCTGTGCACCAAGCTCCACCACGACGCCGGCTGCTTCGTCCCAGTCGATGCTGAGCTTGCTGTCTGTCCAATGCAGGACGCGGTGCTGGTGCATCCAGGCGAACAGGAGCTGGCCGCCGAGTCCGTCGTAGTTGCGGACACGGCTTCCGGTGATGGCGAAACGGAAGATCCGATCGAAAATGACGGCGTACTGCACCAGTTTTGCGTGCTTGCGGGCATCGGGGTCGGCGGTTTCGTCCTTTTCAATCCGGACGGATTCCCGGAAGGCGGTGAGGTCGCAGCGCAGTTCCTCGAGCGAGTAGAGGAAGAACGGCATCCGTTGCTTGATCATGAACGGGTCGAAGGGCAGGTCACCGCGCATGTGCGTACGGTCGTGGATCAGGTCCCACATCACGAACGTGCGCTGGGTGAGTTCCTGGTCGGAGATCAGCTCGGCCGCGTCCGCAGGCAGTTCCAGGGACGTGGTCTCGGCGGCTGCCTTGAGGACGCGGCGGAAACGGGCGGCCTCGCGGTCGGCGAAAATGGCACCCCAGGTGAATGTCGGCGTCTCCCGGACCGCGACGGTCTCGGGGAAGAGGACCGCGGAGTTGGTGTCGTAGCCGGGAGTGAAATCGACGAACCGGATGGGCACGAAGAGCTTGTTCGAGTAGTCGCCTGCTTCCAGGCCATCAATGAACTCCGGCCAGATGACCTCGATCAGGACCGCCTCAACCAGCCTGTTGGTGCTGCCGTTCTGCGTATACATGGGGAAGACCACCAGGTGCTGGAGTCCGTCAACGCGCTGCTCCTGCGGCTGGAAGGCCTGGAGGGAGTCAAGGAAATCCGGAACGCCGAAGCCTTCGGCTGCCCACCGGCCGAAGTCTTCGACCAGCAGTTCCAGGTAACGGGCGTCGTGGGGAAAGTGTGGGGCCAACGCGGTGATGGCCTCGGAGATGGTGGCTACGAGGGCAGCTGCCTCGCTGTGGACGGCCGGATCGGCAATGGAGCCGTCCTTTTCCTGGTGGGCCTGCAGGGCGGTGGCTGCAGCCTTGAGGGAGGTCCACTCGGCGTTGTCGGCGGTGACACGCGGGAGGGTGGGGGTGGCGGTAATCGTCATGGAACTCGGCCCTTTCGAAGTAGTAATTGCTTCTGGGCCGAGCGTAGCAAGCGAAAAGTATCGCTAATTCAAAATCGGGCTGAGCATAAGAAACTCTTGCTCATAGGGTTGGGGAAAGGCATCCGAGGTCAAGTACGCACCAGCTGAAGCCTGTCGGGAAAGCGCCGGACGGACCGCCTGGGCGATCCGTCCGAAACCGTTCAGCCCTCTTCCGGGTTCACCAGGCGGAGGGAGATGGAGTTGATGCAGAAGCGCTGGTCAGTCGGGGTGTCGTAACCCTCGCCATCGAAAACGTGTCCCAGATGCGAATCACAGGTGGCACAGCGAACTTCCACCCTGTCCATGCCCATGGTCCGATCGTGGAGATACTTGACAGTGCCCTCGGCCAGGGGTGCCCAGAAGGACGGCCAGCCACAGTGGGAATCGAACTTTTCCTGGCTGGTGAACAACTGGCTGCCACACGCCCGGCACTGATAGACGCCCTCGGTATGGGTGTCCCAGTATTCGCCGGTGTAAGGCCGTTCCGTACCGGCTTGCCGCAGGACCCGGAATTCCTCCGGCGTCAACTCCTCACGCCACTGGGCGTCGGTCTTCTCCACGGCCGCAGATGATGTCTTGCTGGTGTTCTCAGGAGTGTTCATGTCTTGTCCAACGCTCACGAGTCGCCGATAAATCCCGAACCCGCGTACAGGTGCAATACCGGAAGCCCCAGCTGATCCTGCGCCTTATTGGCCCAGTCCGTATGCAAGGTATCGGCTATCGCGTGCGGTCGCGTCACAACAACGGCCTGTGCGGCGTCCAACGAGCGGACCTTGGACACCAGGCCAGCCACGGCACCGCCGTCGACGACCTCCCCGGTAACTCCGCCACCCAAACCGGCCAACGCCGCCAGCGAGGCCGCGAGCGTCTCCGAAGCCTCGGCACGCTCTACCGCAGGGTCAGGTGATTGCGCAGTGAGGTCGCGGAACGCCTTGGCGATGTCGAGCAAAGAGAGGTTCTCCAGGAAGTCCACCAGGAGATGCCGCTCGGTATTGGAGGGGACCAACACAACCAAGGGCGCGTCACCGCCGTCGAGCAGTTTGGAAATATTTACACGGTCGTCGGGGCCAAGGGGCTCTTCCGTCAGGATGACTATGGGATCGCTCATGGCTACAGCGTAGTCCCGGGCAACGGGCCCCGGCAGGCTTTCGGCCCCGAATCCGCCCACGGGGCGCCGCGCTGACCGCACCTGCACAAGGCGGTGCCCGGAAAAGGCAACAATGGAACCATGGCATCGAAAACCCGGTCAGCGAGTGACGCTGCAGAGAAGAAACTGTCTCTCCGCACCAAATGGGCCATCGGAGGTTTCCTGGCAGGCGGGACCATTGCTGGTTTGCTGGGGGCAGGCTCTTCGGCGCTCGCCGTCTACTTTGCCCGCCGCGTCATTACCCCCGCTGCCCGTCACGAAGACCAGGAAGTCCTGGCCGTCATCCGCGGCGACGACGGACCCCAGGTCATCCTCGCGGCCACCCCGGACAGCATCATTGACGGCACCTACAGCCTCTTCTTTTCAGGCGGCACAGGGCACGCGAGGATTGGGCGGATCGTCTCGTATTCGCCGGCCGAACAGACCGTGCTGCGCGAGGTCGAGGAAGTTTACAGCGGCAACCTTTCCGAAGCCCGCCGGGCCTGGTGGAGCGGGGCTACGTACCCGGATCCCGAAGCCATGGGCCTTGCGGCCGAAAACGTGGACATCGAGGTCGACGGCGGCAAGGCACCTGCGTGGTTGATCCGCGCCGAAGCGTCCGCACCGGCAGCTGTCTGGGCCATCATGGTCCACGGCCGCGGTGCCACCCGGCTGGAGGGGCTCCGCGCGGTGCCGGTTGCGCGCGAACTTGGCCTGGACAGCCTGCTGATTTCCTACCGCAATGACGGGCTTGCTCCCTCGGCGCTGGACGGACGGTACGGCCTGGGATCCACGGAATGGCGGGATGTGGAGGCTGCCATCGACTACGCCCTTGAGAACGGCGCGCGCGAAATCGTGTTGTTCGGGTGGTCCATGGGCGGTGCCATCAGCCTGCAAACCGCGGATCTGTCCAAGCACCGCCTGGCTATCCGGGCGATGGTCCTGGATGCCCCTGTCATCAATTGGGTCAACGTGATGGCCCACCACGCCGAGATGAACAGGATCCCCTACAACGTGGGACGTTACGGCCAAATGATGCTGACCCACCCCTTGGGCCGCCGGCTCACCGGCCTGGCCGCCCCTGTGGACCTGAAGGCCATGGATTGGGAGGCCCGCGCCGTTGAGCTGCGCACGCCCACCCTGCTCATTCACAGCGTGGACGACGACTACGTACCCTTCGGGCCATCCGCCAGCCTTGCGGAGAAGAACCCCGAAATGGTCACCTTCGAGCCTTTCGACGGCGCCAGGCATACCAAAGAGTGGAACGTTGACCCCGAACGTTGGGAGCGGCTGGTGCGGTCCTGGCTTCGCAGGCAACTTGCACCCCGGAACAACCCCGGCCAGGGTGGTCCAGCGGGACACGCCAGCGGTTCAGGGCCGGTTGGCTGAACGAGGCTACTTGCCGGTGCCGATCGGCGCGGTGATGGCCTTGGTCAAGCTGACCAGGTCAGCGGGGGAAAGCTCGATGTCCAGCCCCCTTCGCCCTCCTGATACCAGGATGGTCCCGAAGGCCAGGGCTGAGTCGTCAAGGACGGTGGGGGAGGATTGGCGCTGCCCCAGCGGCGAAATACCACCGAGCACGTATCCCGTGCGGCGTTCGGCGGCTTTGGGGTCCGCCATGGCTGCCTTCTTGGAGCCCAAGGATGCGGCTAACGACTTCAGGTCAAGATTCCCGGACACCGGCACGATGGCGACCGCCAAACGTCCCTCCACCTCCACCATGAGTGTCTTGAACACCCGTGCAGGATCGATCCCCAGGATCTCGGCAGCTTCGAGACCATAACTGGTGGTGGACGGATCATGGGCGTAGGGGTGCAGGACAAAAGGAACGCCGGCCGCAGCAAGTGCTGCAGTAGCCGGCGTTCCCTGTGAAGCCATTTTCTTGGCCATACCGTTTGGCGGTACCTTTCAGTGTTCCAGGTGGCTGGTCAGTGTTCCAGGCGGTTTGCCGCCGCTACCTTCCGCTTGATCCGGCCGAGCATGGCCGTCATACCCCGCATCCGCAGGGGCGTGATGGCACGCGTCAATCCGAGAAGTTCCGGCATGTCATCCGGAACCGCAAGGATCTCCTCGGCGGTCAGGCCGTCCAGCCCTTCATGAAGCACCCCGGCGAAGCCACGCGTTGTGGGTGCTTCCTGCGGTGCCTTGAAAAACAGCCGGTAAGCACGGGCGCCGCCCGGGTTTTCCCCGTTCTTCTCCGACTCAATGGTCAGGAACAAGGGAGACTGGCACTCGACTACCTGCTCCAGCAGTTCAGGGTGGTCCTTGAGGCGCTCCGGAAGCTCCGGCAGACCCCTGGAGAACTCGAGCAGCAGCTGCAGGCGGTCAGGCTCCGTCAGGGCCTGGAAGTCATCGACGATTTCCGCCAGCGCGGCGGGCAAGGTGTGGGTACTCATCTCTTCCAGCTTACGCACAACCGCGCCGATTGCACTTTGTGTCCTGCAACACTGGGAAGCCTCGGTTTCGGGTGCTAGTTGCGGACCAGTGCTGCAGGAACCGAACCGCGCTCGGAGCCCTTGGCGATAGGGACGCGGACGGCGTTGCCCCACTCAGTCCAGGAGCCGTCATAGTTGCGGACGGTGTCGAAGCCCAGGAGGTATTTCAGGGCGAACCAGGTGTGGCTGGACCGCTCGCCGATGCGGCAGTAGGCCACGACGTCGTCGCCGGGTTCCAGGCCGGCCTCGCCGAGGTAAAGAGCCTCGAGCTCTTCGCGGCTACGGTAGGTGCCGTCTTCGGCCGCGGCACGAGCCCACGGAATCGAAGCAGCCGTAGGAATGTGGCCGCCGCGCAGGGCGCCCTCTTCCGGGTAGGCGGGCATGTGGGTGCGCTGGCCCGTGTATTCCTCGGGGGAGCGGACATCAATCAGTGGGTTGCCCAGGTGCGCCAGGACGTCTTCCTTGAAAGCGCGGATGGGAGCGTCGTTGCGTTCGACTTCGGGGTACTCGCCCGGGGTGGGTTGCGATGCATCCGTGGTGACCTCGCGGCCCTCGGCGATCCACTTGTCGCGGCCGCCGTCGAGCAGGCGGACGTCGCTGTGGCCGAAAAGGGTAAAGACCCACAGCGCGTAGGCGGCCCACCAGTTGGACTTGTCACCGTAAATAACAACGGTGCTGTCGCGGGAGATGCCCTTGGACGCGGCGAGGGCGGCGAAAGCGGAACCATCGACATAGTCGCGGGTGACTTCGTCATTCAGGTCTGTGTGCCAGTCAATCTTGACTGCACCCGGGATGTGTCCGGTTTCGTACAGCAGGACGTCTTCATCGGACTCCACGACTACCAGTTTGCCGTCGGCAATGGCGCCGTCGGCAAGTGCTGCCGCAAGCCACTCTGTGGACACGAGGCGTTCGGGGTTCGCGTAGGCGGCGAACTTTTCGTTCTGTTCAACGGGGTAGGACATTTAATGGCCTTTCACTGACAACGGACGGAGCCGGGCTGTGCTAACACAGGTGCCCGCCCGGCCTTTCCAACACTAACCACGGCCCGCGGCGAATGCTTCCCCTGCGGTCACATGATGAAACATGGCTTTGGTCACGTGGCCGTTCCGCTGTTCCGTATGCCGGTATTCTTGCTGGGGACCCACAACCGAAGGAATGGACCACAGTGGTACAGATCGAACAACTGGCTGCCCGCACGCCGGCAGTCTCCGTGGAGGAACTCCTCAAGGGTTTCTACCCCTCTCCGCGATTCGGAGAGGTATCGTTCGACAGCTACCGGCCGGACCCTTCGCAGCCGAGCCAAGCCAACGCAGTGAAGCTGCTGTCCGCCTTCGCCGATGGCGTGGGTTCCGACGACGGCGGGGGTCTCTTCAAGAAGTTGTTCGCCAAAAAGGCGCCTGCCACCAGGGCGGGCATTTATCTGGACGGCGGATTCGGTGTCGGCAAGACACACCTTTTGGCGTCGCTCTGGCACCGGTCACCAGGACCCAAGGCCTTCGGAACCTTCGTGGAGTACACCAACCTTGTAGGCGCACTTTCGTTCCGCAAGACTGTGGAAGCGCTGAGCAGCTACAAACTGGTCTGCATCGACGAATTCGAGCTCGATGATCCAGGCGACACCGTTTTGATGTCACGCCTCATGCGCGAGTTGGCGGACGCCGGCGTCAAGCTTGCCGCTACGTCGAACACCTTGCCGGGGTCCCTGGGTGAAGGCCGCTTTGCCGCCGTCGACTTCCAGCGCGAGATCCAGGTCCTCGCGGACCAGTTCGACGTCGTCAGGATCGACGGCGAAGACTTCCGGCACCGCGGTCTCCCTGCGGCCCCCGCGCCGCTCAAGAC
This Paenarthrobacter sp. GOM3 DNA region includes the following protein-coding sequences:
- a CDS encoding DUF6421 family protein, with protein sequence MTITATPTLPRVTADNAEWTSLKAAATALQAHQEKDGSIADPAVHSEAAALVATISEAITALAPHFPHDARYLELLVEDFGRWAAEGFGVPDFLDSLQAFQPQEQRVDGLQHLVVFPMYTQNGSTNRLVEAVLIEVIWPEFIDGLEAGDYSNKLFVPIRFVDFTPGYDTNSAVLFPETVAVRETPTFTWGAIFADREAARFRRVLKAAAETTSLELPADAAELISDQELTQRTFVMWDLIHDRTHMRGDLPFDPFMIKQRMPFFLYSLEELRCDLTAFRESVRIEKDETADPDARKHAKLVQYAVIFDRIFRFAITGSRVRNYDGLGGQLLFAWMHQHRVLHWTDSKLSIDWDEAAGVVVELGAQIEELYWRSIDRPKAAHWLAAYGLISSTVTPHPASVWAKGPDALPLDGPPRGLTDQVLDDEFPLSMFYEALEKKMRPVIESTTGITGSTAA
- the msrB gene encoding peptide-methionine (R)-S-oxide reductase MsrB, whose protein sequence is MNTPENTSKTSSAAVEKTDAQWREELTPEEFRVLRQAGTERPYTGEYWDTHTEGVYQCRACGSQLFTSQEKFDSHCGWPSFWAPLAEGTVKYLHDRTMGMDRVEVRCATCDSHLGHVFDGEGYDTPTDQRFCINSISLRLVNPEEG
- a CDS encoding alpha/beta hydrolase family protein, with translation MASKTRSASDAAEKKLSLRTKWAIGGFLAGGTIAGLLGAGSSALAVYFARRVITPAARHEDQEVLAVIRGDDGPQVILAATPDSIIDGTYSLFFSGGTGHARIGRIVSYSPAEQTVLREVEEVYSGNLSEARRAWWSGATYPDPEAMGLAAENVDIEVDGGKAPAWLIRAEASAPAAVWAIMVHGRGATRLEGLRAVPVARELGLDSLLISYRNDGLAPSALDGRYGLGSTEWRDVEAAIDYALENGAREIVLFGWSMGGAISLQTADLSKHRLAIRAMVLDAPVINWVNVMAHHAEMNRIPYNVGRYGQMMLTHPLGRRLTGLAAPVDLKAMDWEARAVELRTPTLLIHSVDDDYVPFGPSASLAEKNPEMVTFEPFDGARHTKEWNVDPERWERLVRSWLRRQLAPRNNPGQGGPAGHASGSGPVG
- the ybaK gene encoding Cys-tRNA(Pro) deacylase, giving the protein MAKKMASQGTPATAALAAAGVPFVLHPYAHDPSTTSYGLEAAEILGIDPARVFKTLMVEVEGRLAVAIVPVSGNLDLKSLAASLGSKKAAMADPKAAERRTGYVLGGISPLGQRQSSPTVLDDSALAFGTILVSGGRRGLDIELSPADLVSLTKAITAPIGTGK
- a CDS encoding SufE family protein; this translates as MSTHTLPAALAEIVDDFQALTEPDRLQLLLEFSRGLPELPERLKDHPELLEQVVECQSPLFLTIESEKNGENPGGARAYRLFFKAPQEAPTTRGFAGVLHEGLDGLTAEEILAVPDDMPELLGLTRAITPLRMRGMTAMLGRIKRKVAAANRLEH
- a CDS encoding sulfurtransferase codes for the protein MSYPVEQNEKFAAYANPERLVSTEWLAAALADGAIADGKLVVVESDEDVLLYETGHIPGAVKIDWHTDLNDEVTRDYVDGSAFAALAASKGISRDSTVVIYGDKSNWWAAYALWVFTLFGHSDVRLLDGGRDKWIAEGREVTTDASQPTPGEYPEVERNDAPIRAFKEDVLAHLGNPLIDVRSPEEYTGQRTHMPAYPEEGALRGGHIPTAASIPWARAAAEDGTYRSREELEALYLGEAGLEPGDDVVAYCRIGERSSHTWFALKYLLGFDTVRNYDGSWTEWGNAVRVPIAKGSERGSVPAALVRN
- the zapE gene encoding cell division protein ZapE, yielding MVQIEQLAARTPAVSVEELLKGFYPSPRFGEVSFDSYRPDPSQPSQANAVKLLSAFADGVGSDDGGGLFKKLFAKKAPATRAGIYLDGGFGVGKTHLLASLWHRSPGPKAFGTFVEYTNLVGALSFRKTVEALSSYKLVCIDEFELDDPGDTVLMSRLMRELADAGVKLAATSNTLPGSLGEGRFAAVDFQREIQVLADQFDVVRIDGEDFRHRGLPAAPAPLKTEELKHRMRAEFDGKTVAVDDFRTLVNHLAAVHPSRYRQLLAGVEAVVWSDVETITEQAVALRFVVLADRLYDKDVPILASGVPFDQLFTEEMMTGGYMKKYFRAVSRLTALAREAQNHEPA